A segment of the Trifolium pratense cultivar HEN17-A07 linkage group LG7, ARS_RC_1.1, whole genome shotgun sequence genome:
TGTGATACATCTTATAATAATCAAAAGGGGACCTGAAGTGCGAGCTGTGATGCATTCCTACTCATCTCAACGGCAGCTCTCCAAAACAGCTGACGGCTTCTTTTAGGAATTACAGAGACTTCAGGATAGACAATACCCAAAATTTTCCTCAAACCACCTGTTGCCCACACAACAATCAGTGGTTTTACTCTCAAACAAATTTAAACTATCACAAACAAAGGGCAAAATTCTATCAGTGCATAAATTTGATCAACGAAGCTACTACATCATTTCCTTCTAAATTGTCGTTTTAGGGTTGTTTGCACATAccaataaaatcaataaattattactTTTGATAGAATTATGTCATTTCCCTATCATTATCTATTTATTATCTCACTTCACATATTTCTCACTCTGTTCAAATAAATAGTAAGggataaaatttgacaaaacaataattaatgCTACTTTGAACtttgaaacaataaataaaaaagaacaaagaaaTTCTTAAAAGCGTCACATAAAAACGAATGGAGGGAGTAGCTAATAATTTATTTCCAGTTAAACATAGTATAACATGTACGTAAAACATGTACTTAAAGAAATACCTTGACGAGCTGCTTTCCTGACCATAAATTTTGGCAATGCAGCTTTCTGAAATACAGATTTGGTAAATTTGCCATTCCACCAGCCAAAGTTTTCAGGGGAAGTGTCAAATGGatatttgataggtaattttCTACATCTGTCGCATGGTGCACGTTCCTGTGTTGTTCCAAGAGTAGATGTGGCACTTTGGATTGTAGGAGATTCAACCAACCACTCATCTGCAAGCTTCACCCAGTCACCACAAAAAGCAATTGTGCGAATGTTCTCCTCAAGCTGAAAATGGAAATTTATTACCCATAGAAAAACATATAATTAcacattaaataattaataaatatccctaattttaaaaaataaaataagtaattacTTACATCAAGTAAAAGGGGCTTGATGTTACTAAATGTTGTGGCCCTTTCCACTTGTTCACGCCATTGCTTTCTATAGTTTCCGCTAAGAAAGGGCCCATCTATTAAACCACATAAGCTTTCCTCCATATATATGACATAGGTTGCAATTGTAGGGCTAATTCCTTCTCCACTCCTTACAGGAGCAAGACCAGAAAGGATTTTCATGGCGCTTTTGGTAGCACATATAGCAGCATGATTTAACATACATCCTTTCTTGCTTGAAACAAGGGCTTTACAAGAAAGGCACCAGCCACACCTCTCTCTTATAACCTCCGCAAGCTTCTTGTCAGAACTTGGCCAAAAGAAGCGTGAAGCTGTTAGTGAAAATGCTTTTGCTAACAGGTTAGTGTTTTCAGATGCAGCTTTCCTCAAGTCAGACACGTGACGCTCTGGTCTAGAATCGTCTGAAGAAAGAATAGCCAAACTAGCAGCTGCAGATGCAGCAAAGTCGCCATGCATATAAGTATTAACATATGCTTGTTGTTTATAGGAATAGCCCCTATACACAAAATCATTAGACTTTCCAGGACCTAAGTCACCTTTAGTTTGCCCACAATTTATGAATTGATTGCTTACCAAGGTGCTCTTGTCAGGAATAGCGGCAGATGACTTGTTAGTATTGCCATTGGTTTCACAAATGGGACTACTGGTAACCAGTGCAAGAGATGGGGCCATATTATCACTACAGACTCCATTCACAGATGTTAAACCATATTCTGCTTTCCCTAAACTAACACCTTTATGGTCATTTTCAACCACATGAGGAAGTAATGTAGCAGAGATTTTTTCATCTATCTTTGAATTTTCTGAGTTTATATGTGTTCCATTTGGAACACAAAGGTGTTGGAAGCTTTCTGAAATATTCCAATATTGTAACATCGCCATGCAAATACCAGAGTATACAGGTCTATGTTGAATGGAAGCACAAAGCACTCGGATAACTTCAGGAATGTCATTCTGATTGTAGTATTTACGACAAACTTCCCCATTGTTGCCACTGAGCCTGCAATCATAAATAATCATACGTTAAAACCTCAAAATTATGAGTACAGCACTGCAGCTACAGCGACAATAATGGCCAAAAGTTAAAAGTATAAGAGAACAAAACCAAAGCGCAAATTTAAGTCTATGGGAAGAAAATATAACTGCACTTTGAATTTCATTAACTTCAAAGTAAGGCACATTTATCTGGCATAACAAATGAAGGAGTTAAAGATACACAGCAGATTTTGAACATACACCAGTAAGTGGTCGCAAGTACCGATGAAAGACTGCCCGTACAAATCATTTCCAAACATTTCAGCCCCCCTAAGAGATGTTCCCCCCCGTGCAATTGTTGGCCCAATTGTATTTATTTTGCATTCCGGACAATGCCATTCCCCATCTGATATATACATCTTCATCACACCGATACACCTTGAATGATAAACAGCAGGACATCCATCACAACAAAGCAAGGTCCCATCCATGCCACAGAGGCGACATTCATCTCCATTTCTATCAACCTCGTCCTCAGAATTGCCAGGTAAGTTCACATCATCTAATTTTGAAACAAACTTCATAGATTCTTCATCCTGGCAATCAGCAGTGTTGGCACATCGTCGATGGACTCTTTTCGGTCCCTTTTCCGCATGAGGAATATCCTCAGCATCATAATTCTTCCCGGCCTCTGATTCTTCACGCATGTTGATCTCGGCTCTTAGTTCCTCAGACTCCAAAACATCATCACAGagaatttgtaatatttttaactTCATAGTTGCAGGCAATGAATAATACTCGCCGTGAAAAATCTCGTCATAAAATCCTTTCCACTCAGACCCCTTAGTCCATCCATTAACTGCTAAATATTGAACTAAGAAAACAGGCCAAGTCAATGTATCAAGCAAGCTCCATTCACTGTACCTGGAATAATACATGTTCAAATTGAtatcttttttaatataaataataaatatctcATAAAAAGAATAACACCAGCACAAattgagaaatgttaaaaaaatgcaGCAATTATGTAAATGACTTGATGTAAAAACTAGTTGGTGGTTATAAACAGCACATTCAGCTGCTTTCAAATTCCTCAACAACAATCGTCAAGTCTcacaaaaaatacacatatCATGCCTCCAGTGTCTTCGGATTCTAGATGACAAATACTTCAACCAGTGGAACAGCAGCAAGGCACATTCTAAGGTGTTGTTTTCCTCTAAAAGTGGCAATAACTTTTAAGACTCGTATCAGCAAGGCCTAAGGACCGACTAATCGGATGGACACCAATCCCATTGCCCACTAGCCGGGGGCAGTTAAAACCAGAGCCTTTGCTCTGTATGAACtactcataagtcataacccTCCTTCAGAATCTGAAGCTACAGCCTACAGCACCTATAGTAATGTAGCATTGTAGGTAAATTTTGTCCTATGTTATTATGTTATACCAGGTTTCCACTGTTAATCTCTATcgatttcaattttaaaataataattcatcACATTGGATTCAATTTAGAGACTGGATGTACACAAAACAGTAAACATGTGTAAAGCACAACATAGTTTCACAGCATAAAAATTGTTCTAGAGacgaaaaaaatcaaatcaaatatgaaGAAAGAAATCACCTTAGGCATCTTGATGCTATCTTTGAGCCCTCAGCTGAAAGATTTTCCAAATGGCGTCTCAAAGCCCGCATCAAAGCATTATGTACAGCGTCAATCAAGGTATTCGAAACTTCACAGTTAAGGGCGCcgacaaattcatccaaactaAACGGACTCAAAAATAATCTTGTACTAAAAGATCGCAAAAATGTGTAAACTGAAAACAAATCATAAACAGAACTCTCAGGAACACCAATAGTTCCTGAAGAAGGCGGTAGCATCAACTCCGGTGGCAATTCTAACTGTGGCGGCAACTCAACCGCTGTCTCAACATCCGAACTCAAATCAGCGTCGGTATCTAGCATTTCCTCTTCCTTATCCACATTCAATTCGCTCGAATTCTTCTCTTCCTCATCCACATTCAATTCGCTCGGATTCTTATCCGATTCATCGACTATCTTCCTCATCAACGATTCATCCAATTCATTTTTTCGTCGAATCAAATCATGATCCAAATCAAAGTCCTCCAACATAATCTTCCTAATTTCAGAACTATTTAACTCTTCACAGATACCTCCTTCAAATTCCACTCTATAAATTCCAATCTTGTAGCTAATCACTTTACCAATGCAAACAGCGTTTTTCGATAACTTTTTCGAAACATAACGGCCAATCAATGCAATTGGCTTAGAAATCTTGGATTCATCCGTTACTGTTTCATTGCGTTTTCTTCGCTGTTTACACGGTCGACCTCTCCGCTTCGAAACCGAGGGTTGTTCCGTCGCTTTGGATTTCTGTGGGAGCTTCATAGTTAGGGTTATGTGAGAGGTTTCTGTGAGTTGAggggaaaagaagaagaagagtgaaaagtgaaaagttttagggttttaagATTGGGAGGGTTTTATATTGTGAAATAATAACTGTATAAGTATGCGCGCGCGCTTTTGACGGATTAGGGTTGTGTGGGGATTGGGTCGTCAGCCCGTTTGAACGTTACTTTGCTTAATCGacttatttctttcttctttttttttcctttgaatttttctttttaaatcgAAACTACCATTTGTGTCTAATTGCAGAGATTAATAATTTAAtgctaaaattatattatatgttttttcATCTTATTCATTTGTAATAGATTgatcatttatcttttatttttcctttcaagTTTGTCATTTATCTTTCTTTGTTTCCACTAAGgtcttttatctttataaatgtgcactaattataaattacactgattaattttttttattataaattacgCATAAGTTCatccattttgacagctctatatGTGATGGTTTCACGTGTTCCAACAAtcgtttttcatttttaaatatataaaattataattaaaccGTCAAACATTGACACGGTTAGTATTAAAAAAACACGCTTTCCattttgaaatatattaaaatcgcaATCAATTTGGTCAAAAGAAATCACAATTAAAAGACCGAACATTTGACCAAAACAGTGTTAAAAAATGCCGAGTCACAAGTTCTTATCGAGTTTGGTTGGATCGCGCTGATTTAATGACATAATCGACGCATTTGcctatttttaaaacattgattttatGTATGTGTATATTAGATATTAAATagtaaccctaatccacttaacCAATGAGATTCTTTCATTTAGGCACGGCAGCAAGTTACATCCAATTACATTGTTCTACCACGTCATATTAAATCTTAAATAGTTTATggttaaccctaatccacttaacCAATGAGATTCTTTCATTTAGGCATGTCAGCAAGTTACATCCAATTACATTGCTCTACCACGTCATATTAAATCTTAAATAGTCTATAGGTTTGTTTATGGTTAACCCCAATCCACTTAACCAATGAGATGCTTTCATTTAGGCACGTCTACAAGTTACATCCAATTACATTGTTCCACCACGTCATATTAAATCTTAAATTGTTTATTGTTAACCGTAATCCACTTAACTAATGAGATTCTTTCATTTAGGCACGTCGGCAAGTGACATCCAATTACATTGCTCTACCACGTCATATTAAATCTTAAATAGTCTATAGGTTTGTTTGTGGTTAACCCCAATCCACTTAACCAATGAGATTCTTTTATTTAGGCACGTCAGCAAGTTACATCCAATTACATTGCTCTACCACGTCATATTAAATCTTAAATAGTCTATAGGTTTGGTTGTGGTTAACCCCAATCCACTTAACCAATGAGATTCTTTCATTTAGGCACGTCGGCAAGTTACATCCAATTACATTGCTCTATCACGTCATATTAAATCTTAAACAGTCTATAGGTTTGTTTATGGTTAACCACAATCCACTTAACCAATGAGATTCTTTCATTTAGGCACGTCGGCAAGTTACATCCAATTACATTGCTCTACCACGTCATATTAAATCTTAAATAGTCTAGGTTTGTTTATggttaaccctaatccacttaacTAATGAGATTCTTTCATTTAGGCACGTCTACAAGTTACATCCAATTACATTGTTCCACCACGTCATATTAAATCTTAAATTGTTTATTGTTAACCGTAATCCACTTAACCAATGAGATTCTTTCATTTAGGCACGTCGGCAAGTGACATCCAATTACATTGCTCTACTACGTCATATTAAATCTTAAATGGTATAGGTTTGTTCATGGTTAACCCTAGTCCACTTAACCAATGAGATTCTTTCATTTAGCACGTTGGGAAGTTACATCCAATTACATTGCTCTGCCACATCATATTAAATCTTAAATAGTTTATggttaaccctaatccacttaacAAATGAGATTCTTTCATTTAGGCATGTCGGCAAGTTACATCCAATTACATTGCTCTACACgtcatgttaaatcttaaatagtATACGTTTGTTTATggttaaccctaatccactcaACCAATGAGATTCTTTCATTCAGGAACGTCAGCAAGTTACATCCAATTACATTGCTCTACCACGTCATATTAAATCTTAAATAGTCTAGGTTTGTTTAagcttaaccctaatccacttaacCAATGTGATTCTTTCATTTAGGCACATCAGCAAGTTACATCCAATTACATTGCTCTACCGTgtcatgttaaatcttaaatagtTTAGGTTTGTTTATggttaaccctaatccacttaacCAATGAGATTCTTTCATTTAGGCACGTCGGCTAGTTACATACAATTACATTGCTCTACCGGgtcatgttaaatcttaaatagtCTAGGTTTGTTAATCCACTTAACCAATGAGATTCTTTCATTTAGGCACGGCGGCAAGTTACATATATCCAATTACATTGTTCTACCACGTCATATTAAATATTACATGGTCTAGGTTTGTTTATggttaaccctaatccacttaacCAATGAGATTCTTTCATTTAGACACGTCGGCAAGTTACATCCAATTACATTGCTCTACCATGTCACGACCACTTCCAATTTTATgaaataacatatatatatcttttttcaCTTTTATTCTAGTAGCTATAAATATGTAATCTCTCCCACCCACCATATAACTAATTGCTAATCTCTCCCAACCACCATATAACTAATCGCTCTTGTTAAGCAATCATTGAAAGGTATGTTGGATCGTAATGTTAATTCGGAGGAGTACATGTATCTCAACATAATGAAACTTAAGCATAACACATATTATATCAAATTTGATATAAGTTATGtaagtttctatttttttatttattgttatgtGCATTTTATATTGTTTAGCGTCATTGCTAAACatcaaagcaaaaaaaaattattaatttttttttcttttttcatatgatattttaaactTTAAATCCAGATCATCTAATTTTAACCGAACAATCATAATTTGTCTAACTATCTTAACCTGTTGCTTGCATAAATTTCTGCATACATATGATATGTGTACATGTTGGCGCATTAGTATCTTATGCGTGCTACCTCTGAAATTATTGTCACTATATAAACTCTTGGTTTGTCAgtttttaatcacaatttttactcaaagttctcatttttctttctctttcttcaaGTCTTACCTAAAATCAACTTTCAACTCAATCATAATGGTAATGTATGTCCATTTCAATCATAGTGCtaagtttaattattattttttatttatttatcttattacATTTTTTCTGTCTCTAAAGATATAATATACGTCCCTTGGTTGAAAAAATTGTTGGCAATCACCACATTTTTCACAGCATGTGAAGTGCACTCCAACAAGTCCAATAAACAGTGGAACAAGTTGTCCGCTCTTTACTGGATTTGTTGGAATGCATTTCACATGCTGTGAAAAATGTGGTGATTGCCAACAACTTTTCCAACCAAGGGATATACACATCATATCCTAAGagacaaaaaaattgtaataaaaaaataaaaataattaaacttaaTGGTGCAATTGAAATGAATATACATTACCATTCTGATTGAGTTGAAAGTTGATTTTGGACAAGACTTGAAGAAGGATAAAGAAATATGAGAACTTTGAGTAAAAATGGTGATTAGGAACTAACAATGCAAACATTTATATAGTGACAACGATTCTAGAGGTAACCCATATAAGATAATACGCGCCATCGGGTACAGAAATCATTTATATGCATAAATTTATGCAAGCACACAAGTTAAGATAGTCACCCAAATTATGATTGTtcgatttataatttttttttaatgttttgatgtattttgttcttataaaaataatcagagAGTACACATCATAAGAAATTCAGAAGTAACCACAATTTTAATGCTGAGTTTTTAACtgataaaattaaagagaaTATAAGATAATTGTTTTGTGACAAGGAGATTGAGGATGAGTTTCACGTGTTCCTTAACTGTACAGTAGCTCGTGACAGTTGGTGTGCAACTAGTCTTTCTTCAGTCTTACATAACTTGTACCGGCAAACTGATGCTATGGATCATATTTTTGCTTTGTGCAGCAACGAGAATAGTGATACTGTGGGAAGAGTGGTTATGTTACTTTGGAGTATTTGGCACAATCGtaattataaaatttggaatgacAATGTCCATATGTCGAGCCAAATCGGAAGACATGCATTTGATGCTTGGAATAATTGGTACACAGTTCATAAACTACAACGTAACTATGTGAGTATGACTACAAAACCAGGTCTATTACGGTGGGTAAAACCAAATCCAGGCTGGGTTACCAGCTCTTGGAAAACCTCGTTGGGATTGTGTTTTCGTGATGATAATGGTTAGTTCATGGCTGGTATGACGCAATGACAACAGTCTGTGATTCCAACTTTAGAGGGAAAAACATGAGCATTACTGTTAGCTATGAAAGAAGCTAAACATAGAGGATTAGAtcgagttcaatttgaaagtgattcaaatgtgttggttgatgctattAACATGAAGTTTAGAGGCAATTATGAGTTTCTTTCAATTGTTCAcgatattgttatttttatgtcatCTTTTATAAACTTagaggttaagtttgttaggaggcAAACAAATTCGGTTGCCcatactcttgctagggcggccaattgtTGGACTATCTTCCATAAATTTGAGATTTTTCCCTAAACATTTGATagttaatgaaatgcattaagtttttgtttgattaaaaaaaattgttttgtagtttaattaatatttaaaaaacatgTCAGCAAAAACATTGACAAAAATGttgtttagaaaaaaaattatatatgataaattaaaataataataaaaatttaaaataactatttcattaataaaaaatataaaagaaaacaaagagaataaacatataaattttgttcataacaataaaatagttttattaatttaataaattccaaatattaGTCCAACTCATCAAATTAAATTGGCTATTTCATTGTGAAAACGAACTCTTAAGTTGTCGTGAAATGTCGTGAAATATTAGTGCAAGCAGCCTAGTGA
Coding sequences within it:
- the LOC123896519 gene encoding DDT domain-containing protein PTM-like, with protein sequence MKLPQKSKATEQPSVSKRRGRPCKQRRKRNETVTDESKISKPIALIGRYVSKKLSKNAVCIGKVISYKIGIYRVEFEGGICEELNSSEIRKIMLEDFDLDHDLIRRKNELDESLMRKIVDESDKNPSELNVDEEEKNSSELNVDKEEEMLDTDADLSSDVETAVELPPQLELPPELMLPPSSGTIGVPESSVYDLFSVYTFLRSFSTRLFLSPFSLDEFVGALNCEVSNTLIDAVHNALMRALRRHLENLSAEGSKIASRCLRYSEWSLLDTLTWPVFLVQYLAVNGWTKGSEWKGFYDEIFHGEYYSLPATMKLKILQILCDDVLESEELRAEINMREESEAGKNYDAEDIPHAEKGPKRVHRRCANTADCQDEESMKFVSKLDDVNLPGNSEDEVDRNGDECRLCGMDGTLLCCDGCPAVYHSRCIGVMKMYISDGEWHCPECKINTIGPTIARGGTSLRGAEMFGNDLYGQSFIGTCDHLLVLSGNNGEVCRKYYNQNDIPEVIRVLCASIQHRPVYSGICMAMLQYWNISESFQHLCVPNGTHINSENSKIDEKISATLLPHVVENDHKGVSLGKAEYGLTSVNGVCSDNMAPSLALVTSSPICETNGNTNKSSAAIPDKSTLVSNQFINCGQTKGDLGPGKSNDFVYRGYSYKQQAYVNTYMHGDFAASAAASLAILSSDDSRPERHVSDLRKAASENTNLLAKAFSLTASRFFWPSSDKKLAEVIRERCGWCLSCKALVSSKKGCMLNHAAICATKSAMKILSGLAPVRSGEGISPTIATYVIYMEESLCGLIDGPFLSGNYRKQWREQVERATTFSNIKPLLLDLEENIRTIAFCGDWVKLADEWLVESPTIQSATSTLGTTQERAPCDRCRKLPIKYPFDTSPENFGWWNGKFTKSVFQKAALPKFMVRKAARQGISLSTCFTYMLYYV